In Caretta caretta isolate rCarCar2 chromosome 4, rCarCar1.hap1, whole genome shotgun sequence, one genomic interval encodes:
- the LOC125636191 gene encoding uncharacterized protein LOC125636191: MLLLHSAACNSRGGCHHSPPLSVDSDDGVLSAMPDDFADGEDEEEEDELGERTQHTVLPDSQDLFITLIEIPSQPIETGEGTSAAANVSSLPPPSQRLSQIRRRKKRMRDDMFSELMQSSSTDRAQQNVWRDTIAEYRKVADQHEERWRQEDHRRNEATLGLLRDQTDMLRCLVEAHKRQQDHRLPLQPLLNHPPSSPSSIASSPRRPRTRRGERLREPNHSTPEDRPSNRRLSFNKF, translated from the exons atgctgcttctacactcagctgcatgcaattctagggggggctgccaccactccccacccctgtccgtggattccgatgatggggtactctctgccatgcctgatgactttgcagatggggaagatgaggaggaggaggacgagcttggggagcgcacacagcacacagttctccccgacagccaggatctttttatcaccctgattgaaataccctcccaacccattgaaactggagaagggacctctg cagctgcaaatgtttcaagcctccctcctccgtcccaaagactttctcagataaggcggcggaAAAAACGCATgcgcgatgacatgttctctgagctcatgcagtcgtccagcactgacagagctcagcagaatgtgtggagggacacaatagcagagtacaggaaagtggctgatcaacatgaggagaggtggcggcaggaagatcacaGGAGGAATGAGGCAACATTGGGGCTattgcgggatcaaacggacatgctccggtgtCTGGTGGAGGCTCAtaaacggcagcaggatcacagactgccactgcagcccctgcttaaccaccctccctcctccccaagttctatagcctcctcacccagacgcccaagaacgcggcggGGGGAGAGGCTCCGGgaacccaaccactccaccccagaggaccgcccaagcaacagaaggctgtcattcaacaagttttaa